In Synechococcus sp. CC9616, the following are encoded in one genomic region:
- a CDS encoding cupin domain-containing protein → MTDHLPTLIAAWKLAPHPEGGWYREVQRSRISVRRPDGEQRSAITTVLFLLGAEDISRWHCVHGGDEIWTFISGAPLSLFQHCDHDECSRETSMSLENPVVAVEAGVWMAAHSQGSHSLVSCCVGPGFSFDDFEMLRDRPVASRPRGIREDLL, encoded by the coding sequence ATGACTGACCACCTGCCGACCCTGATCGCCGCATGGAAGCTTGCTCCCCATCCAGAGGGTGGCTGGTATCGAGAAGTTCAGCGCAGCAGGATCTCCGTCCGACGCCCCGATGGAGAACAGCGAAGCGCCATCACGACTGTGCTGTTTCTGCTTGGAGCGGAGGACATCAGTCGCTGGCACTGCGTCCATGGAGGCGACGAAATCTGGACCTTCATCAGCGGAGCACCGCTGAGCCTTTTTCAGCACTGCGACCATGACGAATGCTCACGGGAAACCTCCATGAGCCTCGAGAACCCCGTGGTTGCTGTTGAAGCCGGTGTCTGGATGGCAGCGCACAGCCAGGGGAGCCACAGCTTGGTGAGCTGTTGTGTTGGACCGGGTTTCAGCTTCGACGATTTTGAAATGCTGCGGGATCGCCCCGTTGCGAGTCGTCCCCGAGGCATCCGCGAGGATCTGCTCTGA
- a CDS encoding ABC transporter ATP-binding protein: MLIDSQSRKIKEENITLRNVSCGYPPRFSNVLINLSIGFDVGCITAIVGCNGSGKSTLMRCLSGLLKLNHGVVDVFGANPQVNFREWNQTCAYVSQQPTFDHEMTGLEILDYFSCMYGQAKEERRQRISSLIDLMNLNDIKSRKISSYSGGNLQKIHLAIGLINDPELLLFDEPTNNLDAMAKHRFWSYLKSLSSDERKTSIVISHDLEFIEQYADVLVVMDGGAIRYQGSVRNFIDDSTVHEQSGSNLVADKAHMPRTSLFDALSRAIHFDMNKTAHSHYGERGSRRGQRNQNRRRGER; encoded by the coding sequence ATGCTGATTGATTCACAATCCAGAAAAATAAAAGAAGAGAATATAACTCTACGCAATGTTTCCTGTGGATATCCACCTCGGTTTTCCAACGTCCTGATAAATCTTTCTATTGGCTTTGATGTGGGCTGCATAACGGCAATTGTTGGTTGTAATGGTTCTGGAAAGTCAACATTGATGCGATGTTTGTCGGGACTTTTGAAACTCAATCACGGAGTTGTTGATGTTTTTGGTGCGAACCCACAAGTTAACTTCAGGGAATGGAATCAAACCTGCGCTTATGTGAGTCAACAGCCTACGTTCGATCATGAAATGACAGGGTTGGAAATCCTTGACTATTTCTCGTGTATGTATGGCCAGGCGAAGGAAGAACGTCGACAAAGAATTTCGAGTCTTATCGATCTGATGAATTTAAATGATATAAAGTCCAGGAAAATTTCCTCCTACTCTGGTGGTAATTTGCAAAAAATTCATTTAGCGATTGGGCTCATCAATGACCCCGAGTTGTTGCTTTTTGATGAGCCTACTAATAATTTAGATGCCATGGCCAAGCATCGGTTTTGGTCTTACTTGAAAAGTCTGTCGAGTGATGAGAGGAAAACTTCAATTGTGATCAGTCATGATCTTGAATTTATTGAGCAATATGCCGATGTGTTGGTCGTCATGGACGGTGGTGCGATTCGTTATCAGGGATCTGTACGAAATTTTATCGACGACTCCACTGTTCATGAACAATCCGGCTCAAATCTTGTCGCCGACAAAGCTCATATGCCAAGAACCAGTTTGTTTGATGCTTTATCCCGCGCCATCCATTTTGATATGAATAAAACGGCGCATTCTCATTATGGTGAACGGGGATCACGGCGAGGTCAACGCAATCAAAATCGTCGGAGGGGAGAGAGGTGA
- a CDS encoding uridylate kinase, producing MTVTSNTQSDRFQDDSRHHMNSMLMRESLVDKHLLESTDRQTPIVRMLPNVHVVKIGSRSILEAGHRVVQPVVDVLGTLLQSEKLILGVGGGSRSRHVFSIGLDLGLPTGVLAQLSVADALGNAHILGTLLAPHGVVAIPPEIFGHLLPLFIHSAPGVIFNGVPPYSLWEHPPEIGRIPKHRTDAGCFILAECFGCKSVTLVKDVKGLYTEDPKLNSNAQFIDEISVKELEHKKLSTLPFDPVLLDILKTSRLVSKFQIVDGKNPESVQRAVEGQHVGTIIHAD from the coding sequence ATGACCGTCACCTCAAACACACAAAGCGACAGATTTCAGGATGACTCTCGCCATCACATGAATTCCATGTTGATGAGAGAAAGTTTGGTTGACAAACACTTACTTGAAAGTACAGACCGACAAACTCCGATCGTCCGCATGCTGCCGAATGTGCATGTGGTCAAGATCGGCTCGCGTTCAATCCTCGAAGCTGGTCACCGGGTTGTTCAGCCTGTTGTTGATGTTCTTGGAACTCTTCTTCAGAGTGAAAAGTTGATCCTTGGGGTTGGTGGTGGATCCAGATCACGTCATGTTTTTTCGATCGGTCTTGATCTTGGTCTGCCAACAGGTGTCTTGGCACAATTGTCTGTTGCAGATGCGCTTGGTAACGCACACATCCTCGGAACTCTGCTTGCTCCCCATGGAGTGGTGGCGATCCCGCCTGAGATTTTCGGACACTTGCTGCCGTTGTTTATTCATTCCGCACCTGGCGTGATTTTCAATGGTGTTCCACCGTATTCACTATGGGAACATCCTCCAGAAATTGGCCGTATCCCCAAGCATCGGACGGATGCTGGTTGTTTCATTTTGGCTGAATGTTTTGGCTGTAAGTCAGTCACACTGGTGAAGGATGTGAAAGGACTGTATACAGAAGATCCAAAGCTTAATTCGAACGCTCAATTTATTGATGAGATTAGTGTGAAAGAGCTTGAGCATAAGAAGCTGAGTACGCTGCCGTTTGATCCGGTTCTCCTTGACATTCTCAAAACATCACGACTGGTTTCCAAATTCCAGATTGTTGACGGCAAAAATCCTGAATCAGTTCAGCGCGCTGTAGAAGGGCAGCATGTTGGCACGATAATTCATGCTGATTGA
- the aroC gene encoding chorismate synthase produces MGSSFGDLFRVSTFGESHGGGVGVIVEGCPPRLNLDLDAVQAELDRRRPGQSHITTPRKEADRVEVLSGLMDDTTLGTPIAMLVRNKDQRPGDYTQMAVAFRPSHADATYQAKYGIQARSGGGRASARETIGRVAAGAIAKQLLRKASGTEVLAWVKRIHSLEASIDPASVTAEAIESNIVRCPDPVVAEQMIERIESIGREGDSCGGVIECVVRHPAIGLGMPVFDKLEADLAKAVMSLPATKGFEIGSGFDGTLLRGSEHNDAFLPSEDGRLRTATNNSGGIQGGISNGEPIVLRVAFKPTATIRKEQQTVDSDGNATTLAAKGRHDPCVLPRAVPMVEAMVALVLADHLLKQQGQCSLW; encoded by the coding sequence ATGGGCAGCAGCTTCGGAGATCTCTTCCGGGTCAGCACCTTCGGCGAATCCCATGGCGGTGGAGTTGGCGTGATTGTCGAGGGATGTCCGCCTCGACTGAATCTGGATCTTGATGCGGTGCAGGCTGAGCTCGATCGACGACGGCCAGGCCAGAGCCACATCACCACTCCACGCAAAGAAGCGGATCGGGTGGAGGTGTTGAGCGGACTGATGGACGACACCACCCTGGGGACGCCGATCGCCATGTTGGTTCGCAACAAGGATCAACGCCCCGGCGACTACACGCAAATGGCCGTGGCCTTCAGGCCATCCCACGCGGACGCCACCTACCAGGCCAAGTACGGAATCCAGGCTCGCAGTGGAGGAGGTCGCGCCTCAGCGCGAGAGACGATCGGACGTGTGGCAGCGGGTGCCATCGCCAAGCAGCTGCTGCGCAAAGCCTCAGGCACCGAGGTGCTGGCCTGGGTGAAACGGATTCACAGTCTTGAGGCATCGATCGATCCGGCGAGCGTGACGGCGGAGGCGATCGAGTCGAACATTGTTCGCTGCCCGGATCCAGTTGTTGCCGAGCAGATGATCGAGCGCATCGAGTCGATCGGACGCGAGGGGGATTCCTGCGGCGGTGTAATTGAGTGCGTCGTCCGTCATCCCGCCATCGGATTGGGCATGCCGGTGTTCGACAAGCTGGAGGCGGATCTGGCGAAGGCCGTGATGTCCCTACCCGCCACCAAGGGCTTTGAAATCGGCTCCGGATTTGATGGAACTTTGCTCAGGGGCAGCGAACACAACGACGCCTTTCTTCCCAGTGAGGACGGACGGTTGCGCACGGCGACCAACAACTCCGGAGGCATCCAGGGAGGAATCAGCAACGGTGAGCCGATCGTGCTGCGGGTGGCGTTCAAACCAACAGCGACGATCCGCAAGGAACAACAGACCGTCGACTCGGATGGGAACGCCACAACCCTTGCAGCCAAGGGTCGGCACGACCCCTGCGTCTTACCGAGAGCCGTGCCGATGGTGGAAGCGATGGTCGCCCTTGTTCTGGCCGACCATCTGCTGAAACAACAGGGACAATGCAGTCTCTGGTGA
- the alsS gene encoding acetolactate synthase AlsS — protein sequence MNGAEFIVKTLEAHGITHVFGIPGAKVDSVFIALLDSPIELVLCRHEQNAAFMAQAMGRMTGTIGVCIATSGPGVTNLVTGLATATTEGDPVLAIGGEVSTDDRYKHCHQSLDAISLMEPVTKYAKTALNAHDLPEVLGNAIRAAEHGRRGAAFLGLPKDIGLGEINDCEPSDRWGQPIRLGAASANLIAAANKRISELKQPMLLLGLQTSDPSCSEALMRFVRNSGLPYASTFQAAGRWVAPDQFVGRLGLFRNQPADRLLDASDGVICIGFDPVEYDASIWNSDNNRSLLSIDVEPPDQDRAFLPDVELVGDLSDTLQALSAGGGSDINPDFQALAAASAAELTSTAAEGASMKGMPMHPLRVVHELHQVITPDTTVALDVGSHYIWMNRYLPTEHARQVLVSNGQQTLGVALPWAIAANLVHPDQPVIAVCGDGGFLFTATELETAVRIGCRFVLLIWDSQSYDMVEFQEKAHYGRVSGIKLGHYDAVKFAESFGCKGYVVTDAEAFKDVLLDALQQTVPAVIQIPIDYSDNIKLMQDIHQSFVH from the coding sequence ATGAACGGCGCAGAGTTCATCGTGAAGACCCTGGAAGCGCATGGGATCACCCATGTGTTCGGAATTCCAGGGGCCAAGGTCGACAGCGTTTTCATCGCTCTTCTCGATTCTCCAATCGAGCTGGTTCTGTGCAGACACGAGCAGAACGCTGCATTCATGGCACAGGCGATGGGCCGCATGACGGGGACGATCGGCGTCTGCATCGCCACATCAGGGCCTGGTGTCACCAATCTCGTGACAGGGCTCGCAACCGCGACAACGGAAGGTGACCCTGTGCTGGCAATCGGCGGAGAAGTCTCCACAGACGACCGCTACAAGCACTGCCATCAATCACTGGATGCCATCTCGTTGATGGAGCCGGTGACGAAATACGCCAAGACGGCGCTCAACGCTCACGATCTGCCCGAGGTCCTCGGCAATGCCATCCGAGCCGCCGAACATGGTCGGCGCGGCGCCGCCTTCCTCGGTTTACCCAAGGACATCGGCTTGGGTGAGATCAACGACTGCGAGCCCTCTGATCGATGGGGCCAGCCGATTCGACTTGGAGCAGCTTCCGCCAATCTCATCGCCGCAGCCAACAAGCGGATCAGCGAGCTGAAGCAGCCAATGCTGCTGCTCGGATTGCAGACATCCGATCCCTCCTGCTCGGAGGCGCTGATGCGCTTCGTCCGCAACAGCGGACTCCCGTATGCCAGCACCTTTCAGGCTGCCGGTCGTTGGGTGGCTCCAGATCAGTTTGTCGGACGTCTTGGCCTGTTTCGCAATCAACCGGCGGATCGACTTCTGGATGCATCAGATGGGGTGATCTGCATCGGATTTGATCCCGTCGAATACGACGCGTCCATCTGGAACAGTGACAACAACCGATCTCTGCTCAGCATTGATGTCGAGCCACCAGATCAGGACCGCGCCTTTCTGCCCGACGTCGAGCTGGTGGGAGATCTGTCAGACACCCTTCAGGCGTTGAGCGCCGGCGGGGGTTCAGACATCAACCCTGACTTCCAGGCCCTGGCGGCGGCATCGGCGGCCGAACTCACAAGCACAGCTGCAGAGGGAGCCAGCATGAAGGGGATGCCGATGCATCCCCTTCGCGTGGTGCATGAGCTTCATCAGGTAATTACGCCTGACACCACGGTGGCCCTGGATGTTGGCTCTCACTACATCTGGATGAACCGCTACTTGCCGACGGAGCATGCACGGCAAGTGCTGGTGAGCAACGGCCAGCAAACACTTGGGGTTGCTCTTCCATGGGCTATCGCCGCCAATCTGGTCCACCCCGATCAACCAGTGATCGCCGTCTGTGGCGACGGAGGATTCCTGTTCACGGCCACCGAGCTAGAAACCGCCGTGCGAATCGGCTGCAGATTCGTGCTGCTGATCTGGGACAGCCAGTCCTACGACATGGTGGAATTCCAGGAGAAAGCTCACTACGGACGCGTTTCAGGCATCAAGCTCGGGCACTACGACGCTGTGAAATTCGCCGAATCCTTCGGCTGCAAGGGATACGTCGTGACGGATGCCGAAGCGTTCAAGGATGTCCTGCTGGATGCGCTGCAACAGACGGTTCCGGCTGTGATTCAAATCCCCATTGATTACTCGGACAACATCAAATTGATGCAGGACATCCACCAGTCGTTCGTCCACTGA
- a CDS encoding bifunctional 4-hydroxy-2-oxoglutarate aldolase/2-dehydro-3-deoxy-phosphogluconate aldolase — protein sequence MSSQPVLLVVRPQEMDLNLESGESPLIQCLEPLHASGLLHVEVAWSDHPGWMGFIKALQRRCPGFLLGAASVVHQGALAQIRSLGLSYAMAPVWNPELQQIARQQGQLLVPGVFSPSEVMQAIGADYRIVKLFPAADLGCQYWGRLRAPLGSLPFVIAAGGLGFKDVSSWLESGHGAVALGRSAIQSDGVDPALLHWLRRSTSRT from the coding sequence TTGTCCTCGCAGCCGGTGCTTCTTGTGGTCCGTCCTCAAGAGATGGATCTCAACCTTGAATCCGGTGAAAGTCCGTTGATTCAATGCCTTGAACCTTTGCATGCCTCCGGACTGCTGCATGTGGAAGTGGCCTGGAGTGATCATCCAGGCTGGATGGGTTTCATCAAAGCTCTGCAGAGACGCTGCCCCGGTTTTTTGCTTGGTGCAGCATCCGTTGTCCATCAAGGGGCCCTTGCTCAGATTCGTTCCCTTGGCTTGTCGTACGCCATGGCGCCGGTCTGGAACCCAGAGCTTCAGCAGATCGCCAGACAACAAGGCCAGTTGCTGGTTCCTGGCGTGTTCAGTCCGAGCGAGGTGATGCAGGCGATCGGTGCCGATTACCGGATCGTGAAGCTGTTCCCTGCCGCTGACTTGGGCTGTCAATACTGGGGGCGACTGCGAGCCCCGCTCGGGTCTCTTCCCTTCGTTATCGCTGCCGGAGGCCTTGGTTTCAAGGATGTCTCCAGCTGGTTGGAGAGCGGCCACGGGGCTGTGGCCCTTGGCCGCAGCGCGATTCAGTCCGATGGTGTTGATCCCGCCTTGCTCCATTGGCTGCGACGGTCGACATCAAGAACCTGA
- a CDS encoding class I SAM-dependent methyltransferase, with translation MSLQASFDQQAKTFDRRVGIDDTDCKKITGFLAQHYQRTNQRIWLEIGAGTGQIGRWALDQTNQYVGMDISDEMLNEFRGRVSAQSNVQLHQADANKRWPLESQSVSLSFSSRTIHLLSPLHVMSELKRVHDHGYFLIGRLGREESTNVKDVMREKMRSILFSLGHEGRRGEENRKQILDLLCERGATRLEAVAVSSWIETFSPLRSIESWLNKDGLAGQEIDYSIKEECMKRLRAWAKDRYGSLEYSEPVKQSYIIEGVDLHSFR, from the coding sequence ATGTCCCTTCAGGCTTCGTTCGATCAGCAAGCCAAAACTTTTGATCGCCGGGTTGGCATTGATGATACCGATTGCAAAAAGATTACAGGTTTTCTGGCTCAGCATTACCAGAGGACGAATCAGAGGATCTGGCTTGAGATCGGAGCTGGCACAGGTCAGATTGGCCGTTGGGCTCTCGATCAGACAAATCAATATGTTGGGATGGACATCTCTGATGAGATGTTGAATGAATTCAGAGGAAGAGTGTCCGCGCAAAGCAACGTTCAGCTCCATCAGGCTGATGCGAATAAGCGATGGCCTCTGGAATCTCAGAGCGTGTCTTTGAGTTTCAGCTCAAGAACGATTCATTTGTTGTCACCACTGCATGTAATGAGTGAACTCAAAAGGGTTCACGATCATGGTTATTTCCTGATCGGTCGCCTTGGACGAGAAGAATCAACCAACGTCAAAGATGTGATGAGAGAAAAGATGAGATCTATTCTTTTCTCTCTAGGCCACGAGGGTCGCAGGGGTGAAGAGAATAGGAAACAGATTTTAGATCTTCTCTGTGAGCGTGGTGCTACACGACTCGAAGCCGTTGCTGTGTCGTCTTGGATTGAAACTTTCAGTCCTTTGCGCTCCATTGAGTCATGGCTCAATAAAGATGGATTGGCTGGTCAAGAAATTGATTATTCAATTAAAGAAGAATGTATGAAGAGGTTGAGGGCTTGGGCTAAGGATCGCTACGGTTCACTTGAATATTCAGAACCTGTCAAGCAGTCTTACATCATCGAAGGTGTTGATTTGCATTCATTCCGCTAA
- the sat gene encoding sulfate adenylyltransferase, producing the protein MTVSATPSTQDSGVIAPYGGTLVDLMVSPDEREAVKSSATTTLECSDRNACDVELLVIGGFSPLRGFMHQEDYDAVVAGHRTASGQLFGLPIVMDTDREDVAVGDRILLTYKGQDLAVFEVGDKWEPNKVVEAKGCYGTTSLEHPAVRMISMERRRFYLGGTLQGLALPERVFPCKTPAEVRAGLPAGEDVVAFQCRNPIHRAHYELFTRALHAQNVSENAVVLVHPTCGPTQQDDIPGSVRFQTYERLAGEVNNDRIRWAYLPYAMHMAGPREALQHMIIRRNYGCTHFIIGRDMAGCKSSLSGDDFYGPYDAQNFAKECAPELTMETVPSLNLVYTEEEGYVTAEHAEARGLHVKKLSGTQFRKMLRNGEEIPEWFAFKSVVDVLRSA; encoded by the coding sequence ATGACCGTCAGCGCTACTCCGTCCACGCAGGACTCAGGCGTGATCGCTCCTTACGGAGGCACCCTGGTCGATCTCATGGTGTCGCCAGATGAGCGTGAGGCGGTCAAGTCGAGCGCCACCACAACGCTGGAGTGCTCCGATCGCAACGCCTGCGATGTGGAGTTGCTGGTGATCGGTGGCTTCTCGCCGCTGCGCGGCTTCATGCATCAGGAGGATTACGACGCTGTCGTCGCCGGTCATCGCACCGCCTCCGGGCAGCTCTTCGGTCTTCCGATCGTGATGGACACCGATCGAGAGGATGTTGCTGTTGGCGATCGCATCCTGCTCACCTACAAGGGGCAGGATCTGGCTGTCTTCGAAGTCGGGGATAAGTGGGAACCGAACAAGGTTGTTGAAGCCAAGGGCTGCTACGGCACCACATCGCTGGAACATCCTGCGGTGCGCATGATCTCAATGGAGCGCAGGCGCTTCTACCTGGGCGGCACCCTCCAGGGACTGGCGCTCCCTGAACGGGTGTTCCCGTGCAAAACGCCTGCTGAGGTGCGAGCTGGTCTGCCAGCGGGTGAGGATGTCGTTGCGTTCCAGTGCCGTAATCCGATTCATCGGGCGCACTACGAGCTGTTCACACGGGCGTTGCATGCCCAGAACGTGAGCGAGAACGCCGTTGTTCTCGTCCATCCCACCTGTGGGCCCACCCAGCAGGACGACATTCCCGGGTCTGTTCGCTTCCAGACCTATGAGCGACTGGCTGGAGAGGTCAACAATGATCGAATCCGCTGGGCTTACCTGCCCTATGCGATGCATATGGCCGGCCCCCGTGAGGCCCTGCAACACATGATCATTCGCCGTAACTACGGCTGCACCCACTTCATCATCGGCCGGGACATGGCTGGATGTAAGTCATCACTCAGCGGCGATGACTTTTACGGCCCCTACGACGCGCAGAACTTCGCCAAGGAGTGCGCACCGGAGCTCACGATGGAGACCGTGCCATCGCTGAACCTCGTCTACACCGAGGAAGAGGGCTACGTCACCGCTGAGCATGCCGAGGCTCGTGGCCTGCATGTGAAGAAACTCAGCGGCACTCAGTTCCGCAAAATGCTGCGCAACGGAGAGGAAATCCCTGAGTGGTTCGCCTTCAAAAGCGTCGTGGACGTTCTTCGCTCCGCATGA
- a CDS encoding uridine kinase, which yields MANELLTKLGEALVTGDLTNESLLHETKKPETIQILPTANVVKIGGQSFIDRGREAVFPLLDELKQCIPHHKMIIGTGAGTRARHAYSVGIDLGMPTGVLSVLGTFVSMQNARMLHYLLADQGIPFIEPVQFPQLPLYLAERQAVIFFGMPPYTFWQRNPAIGRIPPNRTDTGAYLISEVFAAKSMIYVKDEDGLYTADPKKDRNAKFIPKISTSELKSMNLDDVVVERAVLDMMEHAEHQRSIQVINGLKSGNLTKALNGEDVGTIIYAD from the coding sequence ATGGCAAACGAACTGCTAACAAAGCTTGGAGAAGCGTTGGTCACGGGAGATCTCACCAATGAGAGTCTTCTTCATGAGACCAAGAAGCCAGAGACGATCCAAATCTTGCCAACAGCCAATGTGGTGAAGATTGGTGGTCAAAGCTTTATTGATCGTGGGCGTGAGGCCGTCTTCCCACTTCTTGATGAGTTGAAGCAATGCATACCGCATCACAAAATGATTATTGGTACCGGAGCCGGGACTCGGGCTCGACATGCCTATAGCGTCGGAATCGATCTTGGAATGCCAACAGGTGTTTTAAGTGTGTTGGGAACATTTGTGAGTATGCAGAATGCACGGATGTTGCATTACCTGCTCGCTGATCAAGGGATACCTTTTATTGAGCCAGTCCAATTTCCACAACTTCCTCTTTATCTTGCCGAGCGGCAGGCAGTGATTTTCTTTGGAATGCCTCCTTACACGTTTTGGCAGAGGAATCCAGCCATTGGACGGATTCCTCCAAATCGTACAGATACCGGTGCTTATTTAATTAGTGAGGTATTTGCTGCTAAGTCCATGATTTACGTGAAGGATGAAGATGGTTTGTATACAGCAGATCCGAAGAAAGATAGGAATGCAAAATTTATCCCCAAGATTTCAACGTCTGAACTCAAAAGTATGAATTTGGATGACGTTGTTGTCGAGAGGGCTGTGCTGGACATGATGGAACATGCTGAGCACCAACGTTCGATTCAGGTCATCAATGGCCTTAAGTCTGGCAATCTCACGAAAGCTCTTAATGGTGAAGATGTCGGAACTATCATTTACGCTGATTAA
- the ftsH gene encoding ATP-dependent zinc metalloprotease FtsH: MNKRWRNIGLYVLLVVVVVVVGTAFLDRPDPATTARTLRYSDFVEAVQEDQVSRVLISPDRGTAQVVENDGRRAEVNLAPDKELLGMLTKHNVDIAVQPTRQPGAWQQAAGSLIFPLLLLGGLFFLFRRAQGGGGGNPAMNFGKSKARVQMEPSTQVTFTDVAGIEGAKLELTEVVDFLKNPDRFTAVGAKIPKGCLLVGPPGTGKTLLAKAVAGEAGVPFFSISGSEFVEMFVGVGASRVRDLFEQAKKNAPCIIFIDEIDAVGRQRGAGLGGGNDEREQTLNQLLTEMDGFEGNTGIIIIAATNRPDVLDAALLRPGRFDRQVTVDRPDYAGRLQILGVHARGKTLAKDVDLDKVARRTPGYTGADLANLLNEAAILAARRELTEVSNDEISDAIERIMVGPEKKDAVISERKKRLVAYHEAGHALVGALMPDYDPVQKISIIPRGNAGGLTFFTPSEERMESGLYSRAYLQNQMAVALGGRVAEEIIYGEDEVTTGASNDLQQVAQVARQMITRFGMSDKLGPVALGRSQGGMFLGRDIAAERDFSEDTASTIDQEVYDLVDVAYKRATQVLVDNRSVLDELADLLVEKETVDAEELQELLITRDVRVAEYV, translated from the coding sequence TTGAACAAGCGCTGGCGGAACATTGGCCTCTACGTCCTCCTAGTAGTGGTTGTGGTCGTTGTTGGAACGGCCTTCCTGGATCGTCCTGATCCAGCGACAACGGCACGCACCCTGCGGTACAGCGACTTCGTCGAAGCCGTCCAAGAGGATCAGGTCAGTCGAGTGCTGATCTCACCGGATCGTGGTACCGCTCAGGTGGTTGAGAACGATGGACGGCGCGCCGAAGTCAACCTTGCTCCCGATAAGGAACTGCTTGGGATGCTCACCAAGCACAACGTTGACATCGCAGTTCAACCCACCCGTCAGCCTGGTGCGTGGCAACAAGCAGCAGGGAGTCTGATCTTCCCCCTGCTGCTGCTGGGTGGCCTGTTCTTCCTGTTCCGCCGCGCCCAGGGCGGCGGCGGCGGCAACCCCGCGATGAATTTCGGCAAGAGTAAGGCCCGGGTTCAGATGGAGCCCTCCACCCAGGTCACCTTCACAGACGTCGCCGGCATTGAAGGGGCCAAGCTCGAACTCACCGAGGTGGTCGACTTCCTCAAGAACCCTGACCGATTCACGGCCGTGGGCGCCAAGATTCCCAAGGGTTGTTTGTTGGTTGGCCCTCCAGGTACAGGTAAAACCCTTCTCGCCAAGGCCGTTGCTGGTGAAGCAGGAGTTCCCTTCTTCTCGATTTCCGGTTCTGAATTCGTCGAAATGTTCGTCGGGGTAGGCGCAAGCCGGGTCCGCGATCTCTTCGAGCAGGCCAAGAAGAATGCCCCCTGCATCATCTTCATCGACGAAATTGATGCTGTTGGCCGTCAGCGTGGTGCAGGTCTCGGCGGTGGAAATGACGAGCGCGAGCAAACCCTTAACCAACTGCTCACTGAAATGGATGGATTCGAGGGCAACACCGGCATCATCATCATTGCGGCCACCAACAGGCCCGATGTCCTCGACGCCGCTCTGTTGCGTCCCGGCCGTTTCGACCGTCAGGTGACCGTCGACCGTCCTGATTACGCCGGTCGTTTGCAGATTCTCGGCGTTCACGCCCGCGGCAAGACTCTGGCCAAGGATGTTGATCTCGACAAGGTGGCCCGCCGGACGCCTGGCTACACCGGTGCTGATCTCGCCAACCTCCTCAACGAGGCGGCGATCCTTGCGGCACGTCGTGAACTCACTGAGGTGAGCAACGACGAGATCAGTGATGCAATTGAGCGGATCATGGTCGGCCCTGAGAAAAAGGACGCCGTGATCAGTGAGCGCAAAAAGCGGCTTGTGGCTTATCACGAGGCTGGTCATGCCTTAGTTGGTGCCTTGATGCCCGACTACGACCCCGTCCAGAAGATCTCGATCATTCCTCGCGGTAACGCCGGTGGTCTCACTTTCTTCACTCCCAGTGAGGAGAGGATGGAATCAGGCCTCTATTCACGTGCTTACCTTCAGAACCAGATGGCTGTTGCTCTTGGCGGCCGCGTCGCCGAAGAAATCATCTACGGCGAAGATGAAGTGACAACCGGAGCCTCTAATGACCTTCAACAGGTTGCTCAGGTGGCTCGTCAGATGATCACCCGTTTCGGGATGAGCGACAAACTCGGTCCCGTGGCTCTTGGTCGTTCGCAGGGTGGGATGTTCCTTGGACGGGACATCGCCGCAGAGCGTGATTTCTCCGAGGACACCGCCTCAACAATCGACCAGGAGGTCTACGACTTGGTTGATGTCGCTTACAAGCGTGCCACCCAGGTTCTTGTCGACAACCGTTCAGTTCTTGATGAACTGGCCGACCTTCTGGTTGAGAAGGAAACCGTTGACGCTGAAGAGCTTCAGGAACTGTTGATCACCCGTGACGTTCGCGTTGCTGAGTACGTCTGA